A window of Companilactobacillus allii genomic DNA:
CTCAAATCAAGCGTCAGAACATTCCCTCAATCATTTATCGTGCTCAAGAGTATATTTATGATAATTTATCTACTGTAGAAGATGTCGGAGAAATTGCCCAAAGTGTGGGCTGCAGTAAATCTTACTTGATGCATCTCTTTAAAGACACCACCGGTATTAGCGTTATAGAATTTCTAACGGCTCAAAAGATACTTTCGGCTAAGCAATTGTTAATCTTCACACAATTACCAATCAATGAAATTGCCACCTTAATGGGTTATAAAAATCAGTCACAACTATCACGTACTTTCAAAAAAATGACCGGAGTATCACCCATTAACTTCAGAAAAAGCCAACATATTTAAAAATACTCGATTCGTTTTGAATCGAGTATTTTTATTTGAGAAAGTTAGCAATCTTATTCAAAGCTTGATTTGTCTCAGGCATATCGAATAAAACAAATACGTGGAATAAATCTTGCCAAACATTCCAAGTAACATCCACACCAGCTTTTTGGCAGAGATAATTCAATATTTTTGAATCATCATATTTAACTTCTTCACTACCACAATTGATCATTAATGGTGGAAAGTCAGTAAAGTCTCCATAAATTGGTGAAACTAGTGGATTTTTAGCATAAGGATTGTCAAAATATGGAACTGGATCGCCAGCTCCTAAAAGCATTGGGTCACGTTCTTGCATCAAAAACTCTGAGGCTACTGTATTAATCTGCGTAATAACTGGTGAAAAGACCGCAATTCTATCAGGCAAATCTTCACCAGCGGCTTTTAATTGCAGCGTTAGAGTTAACGCCAACGTAGCCCCAGCGGACTCACCGAATACGACAACATGTTGATACTTTTCTTTCAAGAATTTATACGCTGCAACTACATCCTCTTGAGCAGCGGGATGCTTAGCCTCAGGCCATTGTCGATAGTCGACTGAGAAACCGTCATAATTTAATCTATTTAACAGTCCAAAACAAAGATTTCTTCTTGATTTAACTGAACCTGTCGCATACATACCACCATGAATGAATAACAATACTGTGTCATCCTTACTATTATCTAATTGATAATATTCACCTTTAACTTCATCATGATATTCTTCTAATTTCATATTATTGGGAATTGGTACACCATTATGATTATCGGCATCAGTTCTCAAGAATGCCACCTGATCAGCTTTCAGACTGTCAGTTTGTTGTTGCTTAATAGTTTTAGCAATTTCAATTGCTTGTTTTGCCTGTTCACTTAACATGTTTTTACCTCTAATTTTGAGTTTTTATATTATTGGATAATTTATCAATTTCTTTATATTCCAATTTCGAATAATTAATACCTGCTACAGCTGAAAAAATGAACAATACTGCAAAGATAACTAAACCGGCTTCGAAAGTGAAACCAGGCTCTAAATTGTTAAATAATGACGAAATTCCTTTAGCAAAGTAAGGCGAAATTAATGTACCAACATTTGCACAAGTCATAACTACAGACGTTGAAAAAGCAACTTGACTCGCAGATGTCATTCTATTGATATTAGCAATCATTGATGACATAAAGACTGATACAGAAATACCTAACAAAATAACTCCAATTGCACTTACAAATAAAGAATGCGAAATACTTAATAGTAAAAATGATACTGTTGAAAATCCTAATCCGAATGTACTTGTGTATTTAAACCAATGCTTTTGAATATACATAAACAAGAATCCACCCGCAACCATTGCAAAGGCCATTAATCCAAGCAAGGTACTTGCATCAGACGCCGTTCCATAGTTTCTTGAAACAACTAACAAAGCAAACTTAATTGAAATGAAGGCAAATGTTGCATTGAAAAGGAAAGCAAATGTAGCTAATAACCAAAT
This region includes:
- a CDS encoding alpha/beta hydrolase, which encodes MLSEQAKQAIEIAKTIKQQQTDSLKADQVAFLRTDADNHNGVPIPNNMKLEEYHDEVKGEYYQLDNSKDDTVLLFIHGGMYATGSVKSRRNLCFGLLNRLNYDGFSVDYRQWPEAKHPAAQEDVVAAYKFLKEKYQHVVVFGESAGATLALTLTLQLKAAGEDLPDRIAVFSPVITQINTVASEFLMQERDPMLLGAGDPVPYFDNPYAKNPLVSPIYGDFTDFPPLMINCGSEEVKYDDSKILNYLCQKAGVDVTWNVWQDLFHVFVLFDMPETNQALNKIANFLK